A single region of the Lotus japonicus ecotype B-129 chromosome 4, LjGifu_v1.2 genome encodes:
- the LOC130712671 gene encoding uncharacterized protein LOC130712671 → MPPRQDPTNAQLGQAMAQLAQVMTQQAATAAAQAATQLQREAEENTRRAEEDARRAQRAERELAQDQIRMRTDFNRHGPPKFQVEVEPEKADHWIQEMEKIFEALHTADAEKVNLATFMLKGDAEYWWRSAKQLMTANNVAITWESFKRAFMEKYFPEIAREDMENQFLNLRQGLMTVGEYAARLETLSKHFRFFQVQVDESYLCNRFMRGLRNDIEESVRPLGIRVFQQLVEKAREVESMKNRQKGKYDSGGPIRSGQRPTGRFEGQRQAGRFDRGKAPMRKPYQRHADRVPFAGRGVARAPKDDVVCYKCNQKGHYSNECGKEIVCWKGQKPGHVERNCPNAAKAEPVLNVARGKRPSAPGRVFAMSGEQAAMTDDLIQGTCIIAGTSLMVLFDSGATHSFIAEECVKKLGLLTADLPFDLVVTTPTADQLVTRTACLQCPLIYENRKFLANLVCLGLKELDVIMGMD, encoded by the coding sequence ATGCCTCCGAGACAGGACCCAACCAATGCCCAGCTTGGTCAAGCAATGGCTCAGCTGGCTCAGGTGATGACCCAGCAGGCTGCCACTGCTGCTGCCCAAGCCGCGACACAGCTTCAGCGGGAAGCTGAAGAGAACACCAGGAGAGCTGAGGAAGATGCCAGAAGGGCACAACGGGCTGAAAGGGAGCTGGCTCAGGACCAGATCCGTATGAGAACTGACTTCAACCGCCATGGACCACCCAAGTTTCAAGTCGAGGTTGAACCCGAGAAAGCTGATCATTGGATTCAGGAAATGGAGAAAATCTTTGAGGCTCTCCATACAGCTGACGCTGAGAAGGTGAACTTGGCGACCTTCATGCTGAAGGGtgacgctgagtactggtggcgGAGCGCCAAACAGTTGATGACTGCCAACAATGTGGCCATTACTTGGGAGTCTTTCAAAAGGGCTTTCATGGAGAAGTACTTCCCGGAGATTGCCAGGGAAGACATGGAGAATCAATTCCTCAACCTGAGACAGGGGTTGATGACCGTAGGGGAATATGCTGCAAGATTGGAGACCCTGTCCAAACATTTTCGCTTTTTCCAAGTGCAAGTGGATGAATCGTACCTATGCAACCGATTCATGAGGGGTTTGAGGAATGACATTGAGGAGtctgtgaggccattgggaatcaGAGTCTTCCAACAACTGGTGGAGAAAGCTCGTGAAGTGGAGTCGATGAAGAATCGTCAGAAGGGCAAGTATGACAGCGGAGGTCCGATCCGTTCTGGGCAGAGGCCGACCGGAAGGTTTGAGGGACAGAGGCAAGCTGGTAGGTTTGACAGGGGCAAGGCTCCGATGAGGAAGCCTTACCAACGCCATGCTGACAGGGTGCCTTTTGCTGGGAGGGGTGTGGCACGTGCTCCTAAGGACGATGTCGTATGTTACAAGTGCAACCAGAAGGGGCACTATTCGAATGAATGTGGAAAGGAGATTGTGTGCTGGAAGGGCCAGAAACCAGGGCACGTTGAGAGAAATTGTCCTAATGCTGCTAAGGCCGAGCCAGTACTGAATGTTGCCAGGGGAAAGCGACCTTCTGCTCCAGGTCGTGTGTTTGCAATGTCTGGGGAACAAGCTGCTATGACTGATGATCTTATCCAGGGTACGTGTATTATCGCTGGAACTTCTTTAATGGtgttatttgattctggtgctacacaCTCATTCATTGCTGAGGAGTGTGTGAAAAAGTTAGGATTGCTAACTGCTGATTTACCATTCGATTTGGTGGTGACGACCCCTACCGCCGATCAATTAGTTACGCGCACGGCATGCTTGCAATGTCCGTTGATTTATGAGAATCGGAAGTTCCTTGCGAACCTCGTCTGTTTGgggcttaaagagctcgatgtgatAATGGGGATGGACTAG